A DNA window from Bradyrhizobium sp. CCBAU 53421 contains the following coding sequences:
- the fdhF gene encoding formate dehydrogenase subunit alpha, with the protein MSNNQNSGQIIQFELDGQQVEARAGETIWQVAKRQGTEIPHLCYSPAPDYRPDGNCRACMVEIEGERVLAASCKRTPSVGMKVKSASQRAIAAQKMVMELLVADQPARETSHDPDSKFWHWAEKTGVTESRFPATERWHADTSHPAMRVNLDACIQCGLCVRACREVQVNDVIGMAYRNHDAKIVFDFDDPMGESTCVACGECVQACPTGALMPAVMLDDKQSRVTWPDRKVDSLCPYCGVGCQVTYEVKDEKVIYAEGRDGPANHNRLCVKGRFGFDYIHHPNRLTKPLVRLPGVKKDANDQVDPANPYTHFREASWEEALDLAAAGLRKIRDEKGAKALAGFGSAKGSNEEAYLFQKLVRTGFGSNNVDHCTRLCHASSVAALFEGLSSGAVSAPFSAAADAEVIWVIGANPTVNHPVAATYIKNAAKRGAKLYVMDPRRQTLSRHATQHLAFKPGSDVAMLNAMIHTIITEGLTDEQYIAGYTEGYDDLKAKIQEFTPERMSPICGIPAETLREVARAYASAKSSIIFWGMGISQHVHGTDNARCLIALALITGQVGRPGTGLHPLRGQNNVQGASDAGLIPMFLPDYQPVGRDDMRGAFEKLWGQELDPVRGLTVVEIMNAIHAGEIHGMYVEGENPAMSDPDLQHARQALAKLDHLVVQDLFVTETAFHADVILPASAFAEKSGSFTNTDRRVQLAREVIKPPGDARQDLWIIQEIAKRMGLPWNYAGPGEVFTEMAELMPSLKNITWERLVREGAVTYPVDDPDKPGNEIIFTTGFPTESGRGKIVPAKVIPPDELPDDEYPMVLSTGRVLEHWHTGSMTRRAQVLDQIEPEAVAFMTPKDMRKKGLAPGDFIRLETRRGAVEVKVRADRDVPENMVFMPFCYAEAAANLLTNPALDPFGKIPEFKFCAVRAEKIDIRTAAE; encoded by the coding sequence ATGAGCAACAATCAGAACTCCGGCCAGATCATTCAGTTCGAGCTCGATGGCCAGCAGGTCGAGGCGCGGGCCGGCGAAACGATCTGGCAGGTCGCCAAGCGCCAGGGCACCGAGATCCCGCATCTGTGCTATTCACCCGCGCCTGACTACCGGCCGGACGGCAACTGCCGCGCCTGCATGGTCGAGATCGAAGGCGAGCGCGTGCTGGCGGCGTCCTGCAAGCGCACGCCTTCGGTCGGCATGAAGGTGAAGTCGGCGAGCCAGCGCGCCATCGCGGCGCAGAAGATGGTGATGGAGCTGCTCGTGGCGGACCAGCCGGCGCGCGAGACCTCGCACGATCCGGATTCGAAATTCTGGCACTGGGCCGAAAAGACCGGCGTCACCGAAAGCCGCTTCCCCGCGACCGAACGCTGGCACGCCGACACCAGCCATCCGGCGATGCGCGTCAATCTCGACGCCTGCATCCAGTGCGGCCTGTGCGTGCGCGCGTGCCGCGAGGTGCAGGTCAACGACGTGATCGGCATGGCCTACCGCAACCACGATGCCAAGATCGTGTTCGATTTCGACGACCCGATGGGCGAATCGACCTGCGTCGCGTGCGGCGAATGCGTGCAGGCCTGTCCGACCGGCGCGCTGATGCCGGCCGTCATGCTGGACGACAAGCAGAGCCGCGTCACCTGGCCCGACCGCAAGGTGGATTCGCTGTGCCCGTATTGCGGCGTCGGCTGCCAGGTCACCTACGAGGTCAAGGACGAGAAGGTGATCTACGCCGAAGGGCGTGATGGCCCCGCCAATCACAACCGGCTCTGCGTCAAGGGCCGCTTCGGCTTCGACTATATCCATCATCCGAACCGGCTGACCAAGCCGCTGGTTCGCCTGCCGGGCGTCAAGAAGGATGCCAACGACCAGGTCGATCCGGCCAATCCCTACACCCATTTCCGCGAGGCCTCCTGGGAGGAGGCGCTCGATCTTGCCGCGGCGGGCCTCCGCAAGATCCGCGACGAGAAGGGCGCCAAGGCGCTCGCCGGGTTCGGCTCGGCCAAGGGCTCTAATGAAGAGGCCTATCTGTTCCAGAAGCTGGTCCGCACCGGCTTCGGCTCCAACAATGTCGACCACTGCACGCGGCTGTGTCACGCCTCGTCGGTCGCAGCTTTGTTCGAGGGACTGAGCTCCGGCGCGGTGTCGGCGCCGTTCTCGGCCGCGGCCGACGCCGAGGTGATCTGGGTGATCGGCGCCAATCCGACCGTGAACCATCCGGTCGCGGCGACCTACATCAAGAACGCCGCCAAGCGCGGCGCCAAGCTCTACGTGATGGACCCGCGGCGGCAGACGCTGTCGCGCCACGCCACGCAGCATCTCGCCTTCAAGCCGGGCAGCGACGTCGCGATGCTGAACGCGATGATCCACACCATCATCACCGAAGGCCTGACCGACGAACAGTACATCGCCGGCTATACCGAGGGCTATGACGACCTCAAGGCGAAGATCCAGGAGTTCACGCCGGAGCGCATGTCGCCGATCTGCGGCATTCCCGCCGAGACGCTGCGCGAGGTGGCGCGCGCCTACGCCAGCGCCAAGTCGTCGATCATTTTCTGGGGCATGGGCATCAGCCAGCACGTCCACGGCACCGACAATGCGCGCTGCCTGATCGCGCTGGCCCTGATCACCGGCCAGGTCGGCCGTCCCGGCACCGGGCTGCATCCGCTGCGCGGGCAGAACAACGTGCAGGGCGCCTCCGACGCCGGCCTGATCCCGATGTTCCTGCCGGACTATCAGCCGGTCGGTCGCGACGACATGCGCGGCGCCTTCGAGAAATTGTGGGGGCAGGAGCTTGATCCGGTGCGCGGGCTGACCGTCGTCGAGATCATGAACGCGATCCATGCCGGCGAAATCCACGGCATGTATGTCGAGGGCGAAAATCCCGCGATGTCCGATCCTGACTTGCAGCACGCGCGCCAGGCGCTGGCCAAGCTCGATCATCTCGTGGTGCAGGACCTGTTCGTCACCGAGACCGCGTTCCACGCCGACGTCATCCTGCCGGCCTCGGCATTCGCCGAGAAATCCGGCTCCTTCACCAACACTGACCGCCGCGTGCAGCTGGCGCGCGAGGTGATCAAGCCGCCGGGCGATGCGCGGCAGGATCTCTGGATCATCCAGGAGATCGCCAAGCGGATGGGATTGCCCTGGAATTATGCCGGACCTGGCGAGGTCTTCACCGAGATGGCTGAGCTGATGCCGTCGCTGAAGAACATCACGTGGGAGCGCTTGGTGCGCGAGGGCGCGGTGACCTATCCGGTCGACGATCCCGACAAGCCGGGCAACGAGATCATCTTCACCACCGGCTTCCCGACCGAGAGCGGCCGCGGCAAGATCGTGCCGGCCAAGGTGATCCCGCCGGACGAATTGCCCGACGACGAGTATCCGATGGTGCTGTCGACCGGACGCGTGCTCGAGCACTGGCACACCGGCTCGATGACGCGCCGCGCCCAGGTGCTCGACCAGATCGAGCCCGAAGCGGTGGCGTTCATGACGCCGAAGGACATGCGCAAGAAGGGGCTCGCGCCCGGCGACTTCATCCGTCTCGAGACTCGCCGCGGCGCGGTCGAGGTCAAGGTGCGCGCCGACCGCGACGTGCCCGAGAACATGGTCTTCATGCCGTTCTGCTATGCGGAAGCGGCGGCGAATTTGCTGACCAACCCGGCGCTCGACCCGTTCGGCAAGATTCCGGAGTTCAAGTTCTGCGCGGTCCGCGCCGAGAAGATCGATATCCGGACGGCGGCGGAATAG
- a CDS encoding dienelactone hydrolase family protein, giving the protein MRTIIVGALCAIAMVASAQAAVKEEPVTYSDGETTMKGFVVYDDASQAKRPGIIMVHEWWGITPHIHNEARKFAEQGYVAFIADMYGDAKTADNPKDAGALSGSVMKSPKVMEQRFNAAREQLAKQASVNPQRIGAVGYCFGGAVVLNMARTGADLAAVAGFHASLGLNTPAPAPGTVKAKILILNGADDPFVKREQYDALKKDFDAAKADYRIIEYPGAVHAFTNPEATELGKKFNLPLKYDAKADQESKAEAAKLFAANLQK; this is encoded by the coding sequence ATGCGAACGATCATAGTCGGAGCACTTTGCGCCATCGCGATGGTCGCGAGCGCACAGGCCGCGGTCAAGGAAGAGCCGGTCACCTACTCGGACGGCGAGACCACGATGAAGGGCTTCGTGGTCTATGACGATGCGAGCCAGGCGAAGCGGCCCGGCATCATCATGGTGCACGAATGGTGGGGCATCACCCCGCATATCCACAACGAGGCGCGGAAGTTCGCGGAGCAGGGCTATGTCGCCTTCATCGCGGACATGTATGGCGACGCCAAGACCGCCGACAATCCGAAGGACGCCGGCGCGCTGTCCGGCTCGGTGATGAAGAGCCCGAAGGTGATGGAGCAGCGCTTCAACGCCGCGCGCGAGCAACTCGCCAAGCAGGCCTCGGTCAATCCGCAGCGGATCGGCGCGGTCGGTTACTGCTTTGGCGGCGCGGTGGTGCTGAACATGGCGCGCACCGGCGCTGATCTCGCCGCCGTTGCGGGCTTCCACGCGTCGCTCGGTCTCAACACGCCCGCACCGGCGCCGGGCACCGTCAAGGCAAAAATCCTGATCCTGAACGGCGCGGACGATCCGTTCGTGAAGCGCGAGCAGTACGATGCGCTGAAGAAAGATTTCGACGCCGCGAAGGCCGACTACCGGATCATCGAGTATCCCGGCGCGGTGCACGCGTTCACCAACCCCGAAGCCACCGAGCTCGGCAAGAAGTTCAACCTGCCGCTCAAATACGACGCCAAGGCCGATCAGGAATCGAAGGCCGAGGCGGCCAAGCTGTTCGCCGCGAACCTTCAGAAATGA
- a CDS encoding substrate-binding domain-containing protein — translation MTPAIADTPETIKVIISGGFAAVYREVLPEFERSTGIKVETGSGASEGTGPKTIRHQLAHGTKADVVILSREGLRKLNEDGRIRAGSDTGLATAPLAAAVRSGSPKPDVGDAIALKKALIDAGQVVAPSSTSGQFVRDKVFPRLNLPDTVRLTLEARGTEAAEALRAGKANLSIGPTSELVQETGIEVVGLLPADLQLVQTFTAAVVSDSRSPDAARRLIDFLSSDTDIMRAAIKRAGMERPRG, via the coding sequence TTGACGCCGGCAATCGCCGATACTCCGGAAACGATCAAGGTCATCATTTCCGGCGGCTTCGCGGCAGTCTATCGCGAAGTGCTGCCCGAATTCGAGCGCAGCACCGGCATCAAGGTGGAGACCGGCTCCGGCGCATCGGAGGGCACCGGCCCGAAGACAATCCGGCACCAGCTTGCGCACGGCACCAAGGCGGACGTGGTGATCCTGTCGCGCGAGGGACTGCGCAAGCTGAACGAAGACGGGCGGATTCGCGCGGGATCCGACACTGGTCTCGCGACGGCGCCCTTGGCGGCCGCGGTTCGCTCAGGCTCTCCGAAGCCGGACGTCGGCGACGCGATCGCGCTGAAGAAAGCCTTGATCGATGCGGGTCAGGTGGTGGCGCCGAGCAGCACCAGCGGACAATTCGTCCGCGACAAGGTCTTCCCCAGGCTGAACCTGCCGGACACGGTGCGACTCACCCTCGAGGCGCGCGGCACCGAGGCGGCCGAAGCGCTGCGCGCGGGCAAGGCCAATCTCTCGATCGGGCCGACCAGCGAGCTGGTGCAGGAGACCGGCATCGAGGTCGTCGGTCTGCTGCCTGCGGATCTGCAGCTTGTGCAGACCTTCACGGCTGCTGTCGTCAGCGACTCCAGGTCGCCTGACGCAGCCCGGCGCCTGATCGATTTCCTTTCCTCGGATACCGATATCATGCGCGCGGCGATCAAGCGGGCGGGCATGGAGCGGCCACGCGGATAG
- a CDS encoding exopolysaccharide biosynthesis protein, protein MPSLTTLGAMTPSSGAPLAPTHTSQLLEELVAQAPDGPVDLEWLLSNLDKRSFGLLLLLLGLLVIIPGVATVATLALLFPAVEMMRGRSAPSFPHFLSKRQFDFKRFKRFTVLVRPMLQAIERISRPRWDARRDVIDRLVGLVVFLLAFSAGWPLPLVNVIPGMVVVLIAIAYLQEDGLLLAIAMAAALICLLGLGWTLWATFGAVMNWIGL, encoded by the coding sequence ATGCCGAGTCTGACCACTTTGGGGGCCATGACCCCCTCGTCCGGAGCCCCATTGGCCCCCACGCACACGTCCCAACTTCTTGAGGAACTCGTCGCTCAAGCACCGGACGGCCCCGTCGATCTCGAATGGCTCCTCAGTAACCTGGACAAGCGGTCGTTCGGCCTGCTCCTGCTGCTGTTGGGGCTGCTGGTGATCATCCCCGGCGTCGCGACGGTTGCGACGCTGGCGCTGCTGTTTCCGGCGGTCGAGATGATGCGTGGCCGCAGCGCGCCGTCGTTTCCGCATTTCCTGTCGAAGCGGCAGTTCGACTTCAAGCGCTTCAAGCGGTTCACCGTCCTCGTCCGTCCGATGCTCCAGGCGATCGAGCGCATCAGCCGGCCGCGCTGGGACGCGCGTCGCGACGTGATCGATCGCCTTGTCGGACTGGTCGTGTTTCTCTTGGCCTTCTCGGCAGGCTGGCCGCTGCCTCTGGTCAACGTCATTCCGGGAATGGTGGTCGTCCTGATCGCGATCGCCTACCTGCAAGAGGACGGCCTGCTGCTGGCCATTGCGATGGCGGCGGCGCTGATCTGCCTGCTTGGGCTCGGATGGACGCTGTGGGCCACGTTCGGAGCCGTGATGAACTGGATCGGGCTGTGA
- a CDS encoding ABC transporter substrate-binding protein → MRCITLAAIAALSLVSTSAVLAADKKYDPGASDTEIKIGQTMPYSGPASAYGTQGRAEAAYWKMINSQGGINGRKITLLSMDDGYSPPKTVEQTRKLVEQDEILANIGSLGTPTNSSIQKYLNGKKVPHLLISTGASKWNDPKEFPWTTPFYPPYAQEAKIYAKYIAKELPSAKIGVIYQNDDFGKDYLKGFKEGLGEKAGLIVKELSYEVTDPTIDSQIVNLKAAGADVLMTITTPKFGAQAIRKVADLAWKPTHFIVSVSSSIGGALEPAGLEASTGLMTALATKVVGDPAWDTDKGVQDYLAFMKQWYPEGNPIDGSNQIGYLSAQFTAIILKNCGDVLTRENLLKQATNLSKVSLPLLLPGITVSVSPTDYSTFDTFKLAKFDGKTWKFFGENISTASR, encoded by the coding sequence ATGCGTTGCATCACACTCGCGGCGATCGCCGCGCTCAGCCTTGTTTCGACTTCGGCGGTTCTTGCCGCCGACAAGAAGTACGATCCCGGCGCCAGCGATACCGAAATCAAGATCGGGCAGACCATGCCCTATAGCGGTCCAGCCTCGGCGTATGGCACGCAGGGCAGGGCCGAAGCCGCCTACTGGAAGATGATCAACAGCCAGGGCGGAATCAACGGCCGGAAGATCACCTTGCTGAGCATGGACGACGGCTATAGCCCGCCGAAGACGGTGGAGCAGACCCGCAAGCTCGTCGAGCAGGATGAGATCCTCGCCAATATCGGCTCACTCGGCACGCCGACCAATTCGTCGATCCAGAAATATCTCAACGGCAAGAAGGTCCCGCATCTCTTGATCTCCACCGGGGCCTCGAAGTGGAACGATCCGAAGGAATTCCCCTGGACCACGCCGTTCTATCCGCCCTATGCGCAGGAAGCGAAGATCTACGCCAAGTACATCGCCAAGGAGCTGCCGAGCGCCAAGATCGGCGTGATCTACCAGAATGACGACTTCGGCAAGGACTACCTGAAGGGCTTCAAGGAGGGGCTGGGAGAGAAGGCCGGCCTCATCGTCAAGGAGCTCAGCTACGAGGTCACCGATCCGACGATCGATTCCCAGATCGTCAACCTGAAGGCTGCGGGCGCCGACGTGCTGATGACGATCACGACGCCGAAGTTCGGTGCGCAGGCGATCCGCAAGGTGGCCGATCTCGCGTGGAAGCCGACGCACTTCATCGTCTCGGTCTCAAGTTCGATCGGCGGCGCGCTCGAGCCCGCCGGCCTCGAAGCGTCCACCGGTCTCATGACGGCGCTGGCGACCAAGGTGGTCGGCGACCCCGCGTGGGACACCGACAAGGGCGTGCAGGACTATCTCGCCTTCATGAAGCAATGGTACCCCGAAGGCAATCCGATCGATGGCAGCAACCAGATCGGGTATTTGTCCGCGCAGTTCACGGCAATCATCCTGAAGAACTGCGGCGACGTGCTGACCCGCGAGAACCTTTTGAAGCAGGCCACCAACCTGAGCAAGGTCTCGCTGCCGCTATTGCTGCCCGGCATCACGGTGTCGGTGTCGCCGACGGACTACTCCACCTTCGACACCTTCAAGCTCGCGAAGTTCGACGGCAAGACCTGGAAGTTCTTCGGCGAGAACATCAGCACCGCGTCGCGCTGA
- a CDS encoding sterol desaturase family protein, whose translation MLTRFRIFVGRSLMAQESSRPRIGEGRIGSSLCAAIGVLSVAAVLCLRYPAFLTTPELRVHYDVELLRLTLAIAMVVGAWLGVIGIVLGGPRVPATIGLSALFFATLLGGPYVPTPDFLQPRFYLGLDWLVLDLFFTGAAFVLLEWVFPRVRPEQGPLSPGWRLDLAYFGVNHLLIGVFLVVSTHFAHDYFAWAISPSLQAHVVALPAIVRFVLVILAADAVEYISHRAYHEVPWLWRIHAVHHSPEHMDWLSGSRLHFFEPLATRAMVLVPIVLLGFPQDTIFAYLIFISVQSVLIHSNIKMDVGWLRYVIVTPQFHHWHHASDAEAIDKNYAAHTPLFDMLGRTWHLPKDRWPVKYGTVKPIPGGMLGQFAYPFIGPVKEFLEHRDP comes from the coding sequence ATGCTGACGCGCTTCAGAATCTTTGTCGGGAGATCGTTGATGGCTCAAGAAAGTTCGAGGCCGCGTATCGGCGAAGGGCGCATCGGCAGTTCTCTCTGCGCCGCGATCGGCGTGCTCAGCGTCGCTGCGGTGCTATGCCTGCGCTACCCCGCCTTTCTCACGACGCCTGAGCTGCGCGTCCATTACGACGTCGAGCTGCTCCGCCTCACCCTCGCGATCGCCATGGTCGTCGGTGCCTGGCTCGGCGTCATCGGGATCGTGCTTGGCGGCCCGCGGGTGCCCGCTACGATCGGCCTCAGCGCGCTTTTTTTCGCCACGCTGCTTGGTGGGCCCTACGTGCCGACACCAGATTTTCTCCAGCCGCGCTTCTATCTCGGCCTCGACTGGCTGGTGCTCGATCTATTCTTCACCGGCGCAGCATTCGTGCTGCTCGAGTGGGTCTTCCCACGGGTGCGGCCGGAGCAAGGGCCGCTCAGCCCCGGCTGGAGGCTCGATCTCGCCTATTTCGGAGTCAACCACCTGCTGATCGGCGTCTTCCTGGTGGTCTCGACACATTTTGCCCATGACTATTTCGCCTGGGCGATCAGCCCGTCACTGCAAGCGCATGTCGTGGCCCTGCCGGCGATCGTCCGCTTCGTGCTGGTGATCCTGGCGGCCGATGCAGTCGAATACATCTCCCACCGCGCCTATCACGAGGTGCCGTGGTTGTGGCGAATCCATGCGGTTCATCATTCGCCCGAACACATGGACTGGCTCTCGGGATCGCGCCTCCATTTCTTCGAGCCATTGGCAACGCGCGCCATGGTGCTGGTGCCGATCGTCCTGCTCGGCTTCCCGCAGGACACGATCTTCGCCTATCTCATTTTCATCTCTGTGCAATCTGTGCTGATCCATTCAAACATCAAGATGGATGTCGGCTGGCTGCGGTACGTGATCGTCACGCCGCAATTCCATCACTGGCACCACGCCTCGGACGCCGAGGCCATCGACAAGAACTATGCGGCACACACGCCGCTGTTCGATATGCTGGGCAGAACCTGGCACCTGCCCAAAGACCGCTGGCCGGTCAAATACGGAACGGTGAAGCCGATCCCCGGCGGCATGCTCGGCCAGTTCGCGTACCCCTTCATCGGGCCGGTGAAGGAATTCCTCGAACATCGGGACCCATGA
- a CDS encoding SDR family NAD(P)-dependent oxidoreductase — protein MKELAGKTAFVTGAASGIGLGIATAFAQAGAKVMLCDIEEAALSAALEQLRRTNVDVDGVKADVSLKAELVAAAEATIARYGKVHILVNNAGVGGGGPYGTWTDASWNWTLGVNLMATIWGIEIFGPLIEQHGEGGHIVSTASLAGLISGGSTAYNVSKYGVVALSEGLRPELAPRGIGVSVLCPGFIRTQITNSGRNLPKRFEGAVRAMPTSGPLAERINQIRERVAQGIDPFYVGELVREGVENDWPYIFTDLEFEPVVDARFAAIKQGFDHIRGRTPKR, from the coding sequence GTGAAGGAACTCGCTGGAAAGACCGCGTTCGTGACCGGTGCAGCGTCAGGCATTGGATTGGGGATCGCGACCGCTTTCGCCCAGGCGGGGGCGAAAGTCATGCTTTGCGATATCGAGGAAGCGGCGCTGTCCGCGGCGCTCGAGCAACTGAGGCGCACCAACGTCGATGTCGACGGCGTGAAGGCGGACGTCTCGCTCAAGGCCGAACTCGTGGCCGCCGCCGAAGCCACAATTGCCCGCTACGGCAAGGTGCATATCCTCGTCAACAACGCCGGCGTCGGCGGCGGCGGGCCCTATGGCACCTGGACCGACGCGTCGTGGAATTGGACCCTGGGCGTCAACCTGATGGCGACCATTTGGGGGATCGAGATTTTCGGGCCGTTGATCGAGCAGCATGGCGAGGGTGGACACATCGTCTCCACGGCCTCGCTCGCCGGGCTTATCTCCGGGGGCAGCACGGCATACAACGTTTCAAAGTATGGCGTGGTCGCGCTGTCCGAAGGATTGCGGCCTGAACTCGCGCCGCGCGGGATTGGCGTATCGGTGCTCTGTCCCGGCTTCATCCGCACTCAAATCACAAACTCGGGGCGCAACCTGCCCAAGCGCTTCGAGGGGGCGGTCCGTGCCATGCCGACGTCGGGCCCGCTTGCCGAGCGGATCAATCAGATCCGGGAACGCGTCGCTCAGGGCATCGATCCTTTCTATGTCGGTGAACTCGTCCGCGAAGGCGTCGAGAACGACTGGCCCTATATCTTCACCGACCTCGAATTCGAGCCGGTGGTCGACGCGCGCTTCGCCGCAATCAAACAAGGCTTTGACCATATCCGCGGGCGCACCCCGAAACGTTGA
- a CDS encoding TRAP transporter substrate-binding protein codes for MRKFILAAASIAALTFVGQASAQSPIVIKFSHVVASDTPKGKAAEKFKELAEKYTGGKVKVEVYPNSTLYKDKEELEALQLGAVQMLAPSNSKFGPIGIKEFEVFDLPYILPDLKSLRKVTDGPLGAQLLKKLDSKGMTGLAYWDNGFKQMSANKKLVAPADYKGLKFRIQSSKVLEAQFRALGSIPQVMAFSDVYQALQTGVVDGQENTWSNIYTQKMHEVQKYATVTNHGYIGYVVVVNKKFWDGLPADIRDELNKAMKEATEFGNNQSAKENEDALADIKKAGKTEIVTLTPEQDEAMRKAMMPVYKDVASRVGQPLIDEFLKETGRSPMN; via the coding sequence ATGCGTAAATTCATTTTGGCTGCGGCGTCGATCGCGGCTTTGACCTTTGTCGGGCAGGCTTCGGCGCAGTCGCCGATCGTCATCAAGTTCAGCCACGTGGTGGCGTCGGATACGCCGAAGGGCAAGGCGGCCGAGAAGTTCAAGGAACTCGCCGAGAAGTACACCGGTGGCAAGGTGAAGGTCGAGGTCTATCCGAACTCGACGCTCTACAAGGACAAGGAAGAACTCGAGGCGCTGCAGCTCGGCGCGGTGCAGATGCTGGCGCCGTCGAACTCGAAGTTCGGCCCGATCGGCATCAAGGAGTTCGAAGTCTTCGATCTGCCTTACATCCTCCCCGACCTGAAATCGCTGCGCAAGGTGACCGACGGTCCGCTCGGCGCCCAGCTGCTCAAGAAGCTTGATTCCAAGGGCATGACCGGTCTCGCCTATTGGGACAACGGCTTCAAGCAGATGAGCGCGAACAAGAAGCTGGTGGCGCCCGCCGACTACAAGGGATTGAAGTTCCGCATCCAGTCGTCGAAGGTGCTGGAGGCCCAGTTCCGCGCGCTCGGTTCGATTCCGCAGGTGATGGCGTTCTCCGACGTCTATCAGGCGCTGCAGACCGGCGTGGTCGACGGCCAGGAGAACACCTGGTCGAACATCTACACCCAGAAGATGCATGAGGTGCAGAAGTACGCCACCGTCACCAATCACGGCTACATCGGCTACGTCGTGGTCGTGAACAAGAAGTTCTGGGACGGCCTGCCGGCCGACATCCGAGACGAGCTCAACAAGGCGATGAAGGAAGCCACCGAGTTCGGCAACAACCAGTCGGCCAAGGAGAACGAGGACGCGCTCGCCGACATCAAGAAGGCCGGCAAGACCGAGATCGTCACCTTGACGCCGGAGCAGGACGAGGCGATGCGCAAGGCGATGATGCCGGTCTACAAGGACGTCGCCTCGCGCGTCGGCCAGCCGCTGATCGACGAATTCCTCAAGGAAACGGGCCGCAGCCCGATGAACTGA
- a CDS encoding TRAP transporter small permease, whose protein sequence is MLLKILDRLEEIIIASLMGAATLLTFITVVHRFLVDVPVLYPYLFGINLAWSQELCIYMFIWMAKFGAAYGVRTGIHVGVDVLINRLNDFWRKRTITFGLLGGALFTAIVGTMGAKFVFELMHTDQVSPDMEIPSWIVYACIPLGSYLMCFRFLQVCWTYWKTGELPHHDASHVDGVETSKTAPVALGEA, encoded by the coding sequence ATGCTGCTGAAAATTCTGGACCGGCTCGAGGAAATCATCATCGCGAGCCTGATGGGCGCTGCGACGCTTCTGACCTTCATCACGGTCGTGCACCGCTTCCTGGTCGACGTGCCGGTGCTCTATCCGTATCTGTTCGGCATCAATCTCGCATGGTCGCAGGAACTGTGCATCTACATGTTCATCTGGATGGCGAAGTTCGGCGCCGCCTATGGCGTGCGTACCGGCATCCATGTCGGCGTCGACGTGTTGATCAACCGCCTCAATGATTTCTGGCGCAAGCGCACCATCACCTTCGGCCTGCTCGGCGGCGCGCTGTTCACCGCGATCGTCGGCACCATGGGCGCCAAGTTCGTGTTCGAACTGATGCACACCGACCAGGTCTCGCCGGACATGGAGATCCCGAGCTGGATCGTCTATGCCTGCATCCCGCTCGGCTCCTATCTGATGTGCTTCCGCTTCCTGCAAGTGTGCTGGACCTACTGGAAGACCGGCGAGCTGCCGCACCATGACGCCTCCCATGTCGATGGCGTCGAGACCAGCAAGACCGCGCCCGTCGCGCTTGGAGAAGCGTGA